ATCTTGCAATCACCCTACGTGAACGATCATGTCTTAACGAGTGTAAAAGCCTTTGGGCAACCACACATTCTAAAGGTTTACCATGTGATTGGAAAAGAGGAGACCGTTGTGAAAACAACCGATGGAAAAACGAAGGATTTTCTAACTCCTAATCGAGAGTTATCCAAGGTCATGAAAGAAAGAGGCTTTGATATTTTTTATGATGAATTTAATGGTGATCATACATGGAAATATTGGCAACCGGATCTACGACGTGCCCTGCTTCAAATGTTTGCATAACGACTCCCCTTGCGACTAAAATGGAACGTGACACTTTTCACTGTCCAAATTAAACAATAAGGAATATGAAGGGGATGACTAGACGTGGACATTATCACAGTAGAAAATCAAACACAACTTAAAGATGCCTTTGCAATCCGAACCGAAGTTTTTGTTCATGAACAAAAGGTTCCCGAAGAAGAGGAAATCGACCAATATGAAGATGACGCCATCCATTTTGTTATTTATGATGGAGACAAACCGGTGGGTGCCGGGCGCCTTCGCACAGTCGAGGACTATGGAAAAGTCGAGCGAATCTGTATAAAAAAAGACTATCGAAAAAGCGGTGCAGGCAAGCTATTGATGGATAAAATTGAGAAAACAGCTGAAGAGAACCAACTACCTGTTTTAAAGCTAAATGCTCAAACCCAAGCTGAAGGGTTCTATCAAAAGCTAGGTTATCAAACCTACTCTGGCGAATTTCTAGATGCAGGGATTCCGCATGTCGCTATGAAAAAAAACATCAAAAATTAAAAAATGAGGGAGTTCCTAAAAGGTAGATTGAACCTTTTAGGAACTCCCTCATTCATTTCCTTACCCTGTTTCATCAAACATTGTCCCTTTATTTGTCAATTGTGCTTCAATTTCTTTTCTCTTTTCCACCCATTTTGCTTGTTGCCTACTGGAATCTGGGTCACCCTGGTATTTCCTAAGGACATCATTAAACGCCACTTTCTGAGGTGCTGGCGCTGGTTTGATCCCTGACTTTCTTTTGACGATACGACTACCGTAATTTACAGCTGTAATATTGTGATGTGGTGGTACATAACCCATTTTAATCGCCCCTTTCAAATTCATCGAACTAGCTTCTTTCCTTCGGGAATTGACTCTTAAACTTCTACCGAAGGGGGCGCGAGTAAGCTCTCTTCTCTGCTCTACATCATGCTAGCTGACTCCGGACCCTTTTCATAAAACTATTCGTTGTTTGCGAGCGATATGTGTCCTCTATGAATCTATACCCGTTTTTTATTAATTTTATTCACTTATTTAGTTTCATGTGACAACTTTATTTGGTACGATAGAAAATAGACATTTTTTACGGAAATAATCATCGATCCACTGACAACGGGGGGAAGTTCATGCATATCGCTTTACTTGAACAACAGACAGTGAATTTACATTCATGCGAACGAACAGATTTCCAAAAAATTTATACGGCAAGTGTTCACGGTCGAGTGACATGCATGCATTGCGGCACTTCTGTCCGATTGCGGTTAGGTATTTTTGAGCGACCTCGCTTTATTCACCCGCCGACAGACTTTGATTGTGAATCTGTCGTCGAGACCTTTGACAAAGTCGAACGAACAAAAGCAACAAAAGAATTAGACAATAAAAATGATGGCTTTACGATTCCTAAACATCGTTCAATTACAGGTGAGGACAGAAATAAACAGAAGGACAATTGGAAAGAGCCTGAGGTCATCAAAGCTTTTACGCCATTTGAAGAAGATACTAACGATATTTCTCCATTGGAACCTCACCCATACTACCAGCAACTAGCAGCCCTAAATTACCCGCTAGATTCCAGACAGTGGGAAGCTGTGACAACAGTAGAAGGGCCTTTACTTATTCTTGCTGGAGCCGGGAGCGGTAAAACACGTGTCCTAACCTCAAGAGCGGCTTATATGATGACGGAAAAAAATATTCCCGCAAACCGACTTGGGATGGTCACGTTCACCGCAAAAGCAGCCAAGGAGATGAAAGAACGAATGCTCCTTTACCCAAACTTAACGAGGCAACACTTACAATCATTAGTGGTCGGAACTTTTCATAGTATCTTTTATAAAATGCTTCTCCATCATCAGCCAGACCAATGGCAGCCAAACCAACTGCTCAAATGGGACTGGCAACGAGATAAGCTCATGAAAGAAGCCGGGCGAGAAATCGATCTTGATGAAAAAGAATTTGCCTATGACCAAGCACTCGCTCAAATCGGCTTATGGAAAAACAGCCTCGTTTCACCCGCCGATGTGAAAGCAAAAGACATTTGGGAAGAGCGCGTTCTCCACCTCTACAAACGGTATGAAGAAATGAAGAATCAAAATCAAATGTTTGACTTTGATGACATGCTGATCGGCTGTTACAATCTCTTAACGGACAACCCAGCCTTACTCGAAAAATATCAAGAACGCTTTTCTTACTTACTAATTGATGAGTTCCAAGATATTAATCATGTCCAATATGAAATCATTAAACACTTAGCAGCAAGTCATAACAATCTTTGTGTTGTTGGTGACGATGACCAGTCCATTTATGGTTTTCGGGGGAGTAATCCAACCTACATTTTGAACTTCAAAAATGATTATCATCAGACAAAAACGGTCATATTAAACCGTAACTATCGCTCGACACATCCAATTGTTTCCGTGTCGAATCGTGTGATTAAACAGAATAAAAACCGCTACACAAAAGATATTAAAGCCTTATCGGATAGTAGCGAAGCGCCAACTGTCTTTTTTCCATATGATGAAGAAGAGGAAGCGACGATGATTGTTACAGATATCAAAGAACGAATTGAAAAAGGAGCCAATCCAAATGATTTTGCGATCTTATACCGAACGAATGTGTCAATGCGCGCGCTTTTTGAACGACTAGTTCAATCTAGCCTCCCCTTCACAATCGAGCAGGAAGGAGATTCCTTCTATCGTCGTAAAACGGTTCGTAAAGTGCTTGCTTATATGCGTCTAGCCAAAAATCCGGATGATACCGAGGCGATGGGTGATTTAATTGGAGCATTATTTTTAAAACAAACAGCCTTACAAGACTTAAAAGCTCACAGTATTACTTCTGACTGCACAATCGTTGAGGCACTCAGTAAATTAACGAACCTACAACCCTTTCAACAAAAAAAGCTTAAAAAAATCGTTCCGTTGTTTAAACGAGTAAGCAAACTCACCCCTCTAAAGGCGATTGACCTGATTGAACGGGAAATGGGTCTTCAAGATTACTTGAAAAAGCAAGGCAATGAAGGCAATGCGATGGAGAAAGGGTCTGATGATGTCCGCGATTTAAAAGTCGCAGCCAAAAATCACCATTCCATTTCTGACTTTCTTGATCACGTTAATCATATGATTGCAAAAAATGAAGAAATGAAACATAGCAAAAACAAGCAAAGCGACGGTCTACAACTAATGACAATCCATCGTTCTAAAGGCCTTGAATTTAAGCATGTGTATATTATCGGTGCTGTTGACGGAAGTATCCCTCATGACTTTGCATTAGAGGCTTGGCGTGATGGTGATGATACACTTCTTGAAGAAGAACGTCGTCTCATGTATGTAGCGATGACGCGAGCTCAAACGTCATTAATGATTTCTGTGCCCAACCAACGACGCGGAAAGAAAGCGTACCGATCAAGGTTTGTGCGCGATATGTTCAAACAAGCCTATAAATCAGCGATAATAAAATAAGCACTTATGCAAATGTAACCTATGACCCTACTAGCAGACCCATCACTCCTTGAATCAACTTCTCCTCATCAGTGGATTCTCCCTCATTCTCCAATCAAAAGCGGTGCGAGTAAGCGAACTTCCCCGATTACTCATCCTGTTCGCGCACTCCGCCCCTTGAACTTCCTCGAGCCAACTTCTTTTCTTCAGTGATTTGATCCTAAAACTTAATCCTAAGGCGGTGCGAGTAAGCATTCTTCTTTGATTACTCACCCTGTTCGCGCACTCCGCCCCTTGACCTTCCTCGAGCCAACTTCTTTTCTTCAGTGATTTGATCCTAAAACTTAATCCTAAGGCGGTGCGAGTAAGCATTCTTCTTTGATTACTCACCCTGTTCGCGCACTCCGCCCCTTGACCTNNNNNNNNNAAACTTAATCCTAAGGCGGTGCGAGTAAGCATTCTTCTTTGATTACTCACCCTGTTCGCGCACTCCGCCCCTTGACCACCAAAAGCAGACCACGTCATCTCAAACGCTGGTCTGCTTTTTTATTTATCTGAAGATTAAATCCATGACCAAGGGTTCGATGGTGCTTCACGGTTCGTTTGTTCTGATACTTCTGTTTCGTCCGTCTGCTCTTCAGATGTTGGACCGCCCTCTTCATTACTTGTTTCGGTTGTTGGTCGAGTCACTGGTCTCATTGGACCAAATCCCCATGGGTCATAAACGACATCCTCAGTTTGCTGCTCAGTTGTAGCTGTTTCTGTTTGCGTAGCGTCACTCGCTTCTGATCCTTGACCTTCATCTGTTTGACTCTGCTGTTCAGTTGTCGCCTCTTGTGGTCCAGGTTGTGCTATCGGACCAAACCCCCACGGGTCATTTACTGAGCTATTTTCAGTATTACGACCATGATCTTCAGTAATGATCTTTACATCATTAGCATGAATCACCAACTCATCGACATTAAGTACTTTCCGTTTCTTCGTCATTTTAATTCCCCCTGCATAAGTTCTACGATTACACTTTATGCATAGGACCCTAAACGTGTATAGGCACATGAACAATCAAGAGCATCAAATGTCACACCCTCTCATTGCCCTAACATATGCTACTACAAGTAGGAGTGAACCATTCCATATGGAGGTGTATGTAATGAGTGAAAAAGAGTTTGACTCTACAAATAAGGAGCTCATCAATATTCTTGTTAGTAATGTTCTAAAAAAACATGGCATTGATAAAAGTAATGTTCAATTAGATGAACAAGAAAAGGAAAGAGTAAAATCTGTTTTTAACGAACTACAAGAAAAGGTCGAGCAATTCTTAACAACTCAGCAATCAGAAAAAACCGAGCATGACTTTGAAGACACCGAAACCACTATCAATACGCAAACGCCATCGACTGCTAACCACGTGAATCATGAATCTCCCTTTACCAAGCTTAGGCGCAAAAAGAAAGAATAAGGTCAGCAATAATAATAGGCGGCAATCAAAAGAGAAATGCCCAAACAAAATAACAATCAACTCATAGGTTGTAGTATATCAACAAAAAGGAGGTATTTTTGTGACAACATTTTCCAAATTCAGAGAGGCTCCTACTTCTAGATGGTGTGCACTAGATGACAAAAAACACCCTTTATGTGATACAGATGAGCAACCAACACAAGAGGCTGATCAACTGAATAAAACCTTGCAACTTTCCGAAGAGCTTATCCACGTCAAAGACTCTTGTGACATCACAGTGAACACAACTGATACAAAAGGCGCACTTAACCTTCAAGCTGCCCTTCAAGCTGCAATTGCACTTGTTATCAACATTTCAATTGCAGACAGTGATCGTGCAGAG
The nucleotide sequence above comes from Desertibacillus haloalkaliphilus. Encoded proteins:
- a CDS encoding GNAT family N-acetyltransferase, which produces MDIITVENQTQLKDAFAIRTEVFVHEQKVPEEEEIDQYEDDAIHFVIYDGDKPVGAGRLRTVEDYGKVERICIKKDYRKSGAGKLLMDKIEKTAEENQLPVLKLNAQTQAEGFYQKLGYQTYSGEFLDAGIPHVAMKKNIKN
- a CDS encoding ATP-dependent helicase, whose protein sequence is MHIALLEQQTVNLHSCERTDFQKIYTASVHGRVTCMHCGTSVRLRLGIFERPRFIHPPTDFDCESVVETFDKVERTKATKELDNKNDGFTIPKHRSITGEDRNKQKDNWKEPEVIKAFTPFEEDTNDISPLEPHPYYQQLAALNYPLDSRQWEAVTTVEGPLLILAGAGSGKTRVLTSRAAYMMTEKNIPANRLGMVTFTAKAAKEMKERMLLYPNLTRQHLQSLVVGTFHSIFYKMLLHHQPDQWQPNQLLKWDWQRDKLMKEAGREIDLDEKEFAYDQALAQIGLWKNSLVSPADVKAKDIWEERVLHLYKRYEEMKNQNQMFDFDDMLIGCYNLLTDNPALLEKYQERFSYLLIDEFQDINHVQYEIIKHLAASHNNLCVVGDDDQSIYGFRGSNPTYILNFKNDYHQTKTVILNRNYRSTHPIVSVSNRVIKQNKNRYTKDIKALSDSSEAPTVFFPYDEEEEATMIVTDIKERIEKGANPNDFAILYRTNVSMRALFERLVQSSLPFTIEQEGDSFYRRKTVRKVLAYMRLAKNPDDTEAMGDLIGALFLKQTALQDLKAHSITSDCTIVEALSKLTNLQPFQQKKLKKIVPLFKRVSKLTPLKAIDLIEREMGLQDYLKKQGNEGNAMEKGSDDVRDLKVAAKNHHSISDFLDHVNHMIAKNEEMKHSKNKQSDGLQLMTIHRSKGLEFKHVYIIGAVDGSIPHDFALEAWRDGDDTLLEEERRLMYVAMTRAQTSLMISVPNQRRGKKAYRSRFVRDMFKQAYKSAIIK
- a CDS encoding spore coat protein, which gives rise to MTTFSKFREAPTSRWCALDDKKHPLCDTDEQPTQEADQLNKTLQLSEELIHVKDSCDITVNTTDTKGALNLQAALQAAIALVINISIADSDRAERITQDLLQSSKIKQITRQKTLIENSRGVEVRTTDTQLAANIQILLQILLALLVNIDIL